The Candidatus Paceibacterota bacterium sequence GAAATATTGCCTTTAAATTGAGCCAGCATCTTTTCTTTTTCGCTTTCAATCAAGACTTCGGGAATTTCCACCTTTGTTTTGTCAATGATCTTGTCAAGGAGGGTCAATCGTTCTTTCTCTCGCAGGCGCAATTCTTTTTCCAGTTGTAAATTTTCTCGTAATTTAGTTTTGAAATCTTCCACATTTTTGAAATCGCCAAAACTTTTTACCAATTCGTCGGTCAACTCCGGAGTCGGATCCGTTTCAGTTTTTCGCCGACTCTCTCGAGCTCGAGTCAAAGTTTCTTCAAATTCCTGATCAGTCACCTCGGCTTTTTCGGCCGTCTTCATGGCTTCTTTGGCTATTTTTTTATAATCCGGCAGCGAGAATTCCGGCAGGACGGCCAGGGTGATTTTAAAAACAACGGGATTTTTAGCCGCCAGTGTGGGGATGGCAATTTGGGGACGCCCGACCGGATTAACCTTGGCCTCGGTGAGAATTTTTAAATAAAGATTTTCTAGGGCGAGCGAGGCCGACTCTTCCAATAGGCCGAGCTCGCCGACTCGCTCAATTAAGACTTTTTCCGGAATATGCCCCTCGCGAAAGCCGTCAATCTTAAGACGGCTATTGAGGTTTTTCACCGCCTCTTTTCGGTAGCTTTCCACTACTTCTTCCGGAATTTCCGCTTCAATCTCAACTTGAGAATGAGGAAGAGGCGCAATCTTTAAGATTTTAAAATTTTGGTTCATATTAATTAGAGAAATTAACTGGAAGTGGCGCTAACCTGAATATTTACTTCGTTGGGCTGGAAATTGGTGTAAGTAGTAGTGGCTGAAGATTCGGAATTTCGCTGGTTTAATCGAGGGGCCAATTTGTATTGCCAGAAATAATAAGCCCCAAAAAGTAGGATTAAAACAACAATGATAATGCCGATAATGCCTCCGACGGAACCGGCTCCTTTTTGAGAACCCTGAGTCATATTATTTGGAAAATTTTTCTTTGTAGATTTGAATAGATTTTAGAACAGCTTCGGTCGCCGCATCCTTTCCCTTTACTTCACCAATAGTTACCACATTATCATCTCCTTTTAACTTCTTGTAAGTCTCAAAGAAATGTTGAATTTCGCGAATGGTGTGCTTGTTAATATCTTTCAAATCATTGACGTCTTCCCAGCGTCGATCTTTAACAGGGACGGCTATGATCTTACAATCTGACTCGCCGTCATCAACCATTTCCATCATGGCTACCGGCCGGACCTTTACTAATACTCCAACTTGAATAGGGAAGGTTGAAAGAACAATGACATCTAGAGCATCATTGTCCTCCCACAAAGTCTGCGGGGCGAAACCATAATCAACGGGGTAAGGAGCATTGGAATAGTTGGCCCGGTCAAGCGCAATCAAACCGGTTTTCTTATCGATTTCGTATTTATTATTTGAACCTTTTGGAATTTCAATAATAGTATTGAATTCTTCGGGAACTTTATCGCCGAGCGGCACATCGTGCCAAAGATTCATCCCGTTAGAAGCAGGGCGCATTTCGTCTGATTGATTATTGCTCATAATGGTTATTTATTAAGTTGACTGATTAAGTAATTATTCTATCTTGCGACCGTGGCTTCTAACGGGATTCATCCCTTGAGTCATATGTCGGAAAAACGACAGGGCTTTCCGACAAATTACAGGATATTAGATGATTCAGCTTCTGAAGTTTTTGAGCTCTCTGTTTCACTCGGAGTTTCTTCGGGTACTTCAGCAGGTTCATTTTTTATTTTATCCTCCGGCGCGCTTTTTGCATCTTCTTCAGTTTCGGTCTCCACCTCCGCTTCTCCTTCCGCTAACTTTTCACCTTTGGCCGACTGAATGTCAATTCTCCAGCCGGTTAATTTAGCGGCCAATCGAACGTTTTGACCTCCTTTACCGATAGCCAAAGACTGCTGATCTTCCGTCACTTCCACTACTGCCATATTCTCCTCCTGATTGATGTTGACACTCAAGACTTTAGCCGGGGAAAGGGCGTCTTCAATAAATTTATCGGGCTCGGCTGACCATTCAATAATATCAATTTTCTCGCCGCCAAGCTCACTCATGACAGTGGATACGCGAACGCCGCGCTGGCCCACCATAGAACCAACCGGATCAATGTGAGGATCGTTAGAAAAGACGGCAATTTTAGAACGTGATCCGGCTTCTCGGGCAATGGCTTTAATTTCCACCGTGCCGTTGGCAATTTCCGGTACTTCCGCTTCAAAGAGCTTGGCCAGAAATTTCGGATGAGATCGGGAAAGTCGCAGGAAAATACCGCGAGGAGTTTCTTCTACGCGAGAAAGATACATTCGAACGCGCTCTCCTTGACGATAATGTTCGCCGGGGATCTGTTCTTCATAAGGCAGAATGCCGCTGGCTCGGCCCATATCAATGAAGATGTTGCCGCGTTCAATGCGCTGAACGGTACCGCTGACGATTTCACCTTCTCGTTTACCGTATTCAGCCAAGACGGAAGTTTTTTCCGCCTCGCGAATTTTCTGAATGATTACTTGCTTGGCAGTCTGCGCCGCGATGCGGCCGTAATCGCTTTTCATTTCAAGAGGGAAGATTAATTCTTCTCCAACTTCTACACCCTTCTTAATTTTGCGGGCGTCTTCAATTAAAATGTGATGCTCCGGATTAAAACGAACTTTCAAACCTTCTTCGGCGGTCTCCGGATGATCAGCAATTGGTTGTGTTCCTTCTTCACCCTCCTCTTCAAAGACTACTTTGGATTCATCCACCACAATTTTCACCTGATAAAATTCCGCCGTGCCGGTATTAAGATCAAACTTGGCGCGGATATATTGACCGCGCTTGCCATACTCTTTTTTGTAAGCAGTAGCCAGAGCCATTTCAATGGCCTCAATAATTTTTTCTCTTGGGATGCCGCGTTCCTCTTCCAACTGGTCGAGAACGGAGTTAATAACTTTTAGATCGAACATAATGTTACGCTTATGGGCGTTAGCTTATAGCTTGTATAAATTTGGTAAAAAAAGAGTTCGCCGTGAGGCGAACTGTCGTGCTCATAAATATATAGGAGTCAAGAGTTTTGTCAACTGTATCGAAGAGGGCGGCCGGCGAAGCCGGCCGCCCTCTCTATTAACAGCTCTTATTGCTATTCACCTGTCCTTCCTCTATTATTATGTATGTATATCTTTTCTAAAATGACTAAAAAGATCATTTTCGCACTTGTTCTCCTTATCCTCATCTTAGGTGGTATCTTTTTAACTTTTAAAACTCAACCGGCAGCTCTGGCCCAAAGCGGCACTTTCACCGCTGGAGTTCACGCTGTGCATGGTTATGCCTGGTCCAGTAATTTCGGCTGGATTAAATTTGATCCAGCGTTCGGCGGAGTCTTTGCCAGCACGACCGGAGCCTCAAGCGCCATTCTCACCGGTTACGCTTGGTCAAATCCCCAAGACGGAGCGGCTGCAAGCAACAACATTGGCTGGCTAAGTTTCAATGATTATTCCGGTTGTGGATCTCAACCAACTATTGATCTTTCGACGGGTGCTGTCAGTGGTTGGGCCCGTTTTTATAACGCCATCAGTCAGTCCGGCAACGATGGAAACTGGAGCGGTTGCGTTCATTTAAGCGGTCCAACTTACAGCTCGGCTGTGACAACGGGCGCTAGTCCAAGTTTTACTCAAGGCAGCTACTGGTGGGGCGGCGATTTTCCAACAGCTTCAAGTAGTGTCGGCTGGATTCATCTTTGCGGCAGCAATTACTGCGTTACCATTGACGCGGCCACTACCACTCCGGCTACTGCACCCGGTGTTCCGTCAAATTTGCATCAGACAAACGCCGGCGTCTGCGATAGCTTCGGTGGTATTGTCAATCTTGCCTGGAATGCCGGCAGTCCTGCTCCAAATACTGCGAACGGCGGAGGTTATTACGTTTATCAAACTGATTCAACCGGCAACACTACTATTAAGAAAACAGTTTCTTACTCGACAACCGCTTCTATCGGAGGCTTGGCTGTAAATGGGACCTTCTACTTTAAGGTCACCGCCATTAATGTCGGTGGCGGCTCAGTGGCCGAGAGTGCCCCAACTTCCGTAGTCACTACCACTAGTTCAAAAGTCTGCAACAGCGCCAACACAGCCATTATCTTCAATGCTGTTCCTCCAACCGTGCCGAGAGGAGGCACTTGCAAACTGGTCTACACGGTTTCATTCCCAAGTGGTTGTACCATTACCAGCGCCGGCAATCAGGATTCGGCCTTTCCATTCTCTTTTGTTTCCGCCACCGGTACTACGCCTTCCAATCCGACAAGCGGCACGACTACCACCTCAAGAATTTACAAGACAATTGATTACACCCTAACTTGCGGCAGCTTAAGTGCTAAGACCACTTGCGCCATTGCGCCAGCTTTTAACGAATTCTAAATATGTATCAGGATAATTTTTTCATTCGTCACCGAGTCAGCATTCTCATCATCGTTGTGTTGGTCTTTTTATCGGCCGGTATAATTATCTGGGTTAATCTCAATAAAATGACTCCCGCTAATGAAGCGACTAATAAACCGTCTTCTCTCTATCCCGGTTTAACTGATCAAGAAGTGAGCACTTTTATCAAAGAAGGAAGTGCTTCCACTACCGTAACCCCTTATCCTGACCAGAAAGTAAAATATGATAAAAATTTTTCATCTACTGGACAATCAGCCTTAACAGCTTCCGAACAGGAAGCGGCTCTGAAGGCAATGAGTTCGAAGTAGAGGAGAAATAAAGTAATAAAATAATAATTAAATTAAAATTATGAAAAAAATAAATAAAGAAATATTGTGGTCAGTTCAGGTAGTAGTTATCGCTTTAATTATTAGCGCCTTTGGCAGTTATGTTTTTGCCGCGTCCTTTGCCGAACCAACTTGTGCTCCAACCGGCTGTAATGCCGATGCGCCGCTTAACGTTTCCGGTACAGCCCAGATTAAAAGCGGTGGATTAATTGTAGCTGCTGGAACCGGTATCACTACCGGTCTTGCCGTAGTGACAGGAAAAGTAGGAATTGGCACAGCTAGTCCAACTCATGCTCTGGATATTACTACTACCGGTGGAACGGATGGAGCGGTACAGGCCAGCGCCTTCTATTACGCCTCCGATCGAAATTTGAAAAATAATATTGCACCGCTCTCCAATTCTCTAGACAAGGTCATGCAGCTTCAGGGAGTTTCTTATAACTGGAAATCAAATGGCAAAGCCGATGTCGGATTGGTAGCCCAGGATGTTCAGAAAGTTTATCCGGAACTGGTTAGCTCGGGGGCTAGCGGCCTATCAGTTGATTACGGACACTTAATTGGTCCGATGATTGAAGCGATAAAAGAGCAGCAGAAGGAAATTAATCAACTTAAAGCAGAAATTAATCAACTTAAAGGACAGAAATAAAGATGTCTTTATCTTCCAAGATAAAAAAGAATTATTTTGTACCACTTTTGGTTATTATCGGTCTGGTTCTTTTCGCTTCCGTAGTCTATGCCGCCGCTACTCAATACGTTTGTCCTTCCCGATCAGGCCCGGATTTTTCCAGTCAGGGTCACCTGAAAGATTGTTATCGAGTTAATCTCAACCAAAGTGTTACGATTGCCGCCACCACTTCACCGGCAGCTGAATGGGGAGTTTGTGCCATCGTCAATAATCAAACCGGCGTAAAAGATCTCTTCATCCCCGCCAGTACTTCTGCAGAATGGCAGAGAGTTTGGGGCACCACTACAGCTCAGAGAGCTAAACCCTTACCTCTCGGAATGTTTGTAAGCCTCTGTCAAAACTCTGGAGGCGCCGGTGGAGCAACCTGTGAGCGAGATTTTGGTTCGGGTGGTGGCAACAGCTACTTTGGAGGCGGGGGCGGACAATGTCAAAGCCCTAGTTGTGCTAACAATAACGCAAAAACAGGCGAAAAACAGAGTATTAGTAATCAGATTGATGCTGTCCCCAGCTCAGTTTGGGGGCCCAATACCAAGGCCAACGCTCATAAGGCCTTAAACCAAAGCGGCGGCACAGTTACCACCAATGGATTAACTCAAAATTTTGATTACGACTTTAGTTCTGAAGTTGACGCCGATTCTCAACCTGGCCACCGATCAGTCGTATCCAGCATGAGTTTTGGTGGGCCGACTACCAATAACTCACCCGTTCCTTGTCCGTAAATTTAGGAGCCCCGAGCCGCGAAGCGGCTCGGGGCTTTTTCATTACATTTTGTTATAATTAACTCAATGTGAGTTGATTGATCTCATAGACCTTTGACTTTTAACTTTCAACTTTCACTCTCGCGTGTACATCAACGAAAAACAATTAAAGGAATTCATCTTGGACTCGGGACTTGTCACCCGAAAGGACTTTGAAGGCTCGGAAAAAGAAGCGGAAACCAAGAAAATCAGTATTGGCGAAGTCTTGGTCAATAAAGGCAAACTCAATGAAGATGATTTGCGCCGAATTCAGGCTTATGTCTTAGGCATCCCCTTTGTGGACTTAAAGAGCCAAAAAGTGGATTTTCAAGTCCTTTCTCTTATACCCGAACCAATTGCCAGAAACCATAATATCGTGGCTTTTAAAGCTACCCCGACAGATTTGGAAGTGGCAATGTTGGACACTGATGATTTGAGCGCCATTGAGTTCGTCAAGAAAAAAGTAGGGCTGCGTATTCTGCCACGCCTGACTAACACCGAATCAATGAAGGCCGTTCTCCTTCAATACCAGAAATCTTTGAAGGCTGACTTCGGAGATCTCATTCAGAAAGAAGCCAGTGCACTAAAAAGAGCGGATGGTGATCAGAGCGAGAGCGATCTAAAAAAGATTGCCGAAGATCTGCCGGTAGTTCGCATTGTTGATACATTATTGAAACACGCTATTTTGCAGAACGCCTCTGATATTCACATTGAGCCTCAAGAAAACGAAGTACTAGTACGTTATCGTATCGATGGATTACTCCACGATGCCATGGTTTTGCCAAAACACGCCGGCAACAGCATCACTGCTCGCATCAAAGTTCTTTCCAATTTAAAACTTGACGAAAAGCGTCTGCCGCAGGACGGACGTTTCAAGATTGATATGAATAATGAGAAAGTCTCTTTTCGTGTTTCAATTCTTCCGACTTATTACGGAGAAAAAACTGTCATGCGATTATTGCGCGAGAGCGTTTCAGGGTTTACCCTCGAAAGTCTGGGTTTTCACGGTCGCGCCTTGGAATTAATTCATGAAGGAACGAAGCTGGCCACCGGAATGATCTTAACTACCGGTCCGACCGGCTCGGGAAAAACCACGACGCTCTACACGGTCCTGGATATTTTAAATACTCCTGACGTCAATATTTCCACCATTGAAGATCCGGTGGAATATCAGATGAAGCGCATCAATCAAAGTCAGGTCAAACCGGATATCGGCTTCACGTTTGCCAACGGTTTGCGTTCATTAGTTCGACAGGACCCAGACATTATTATGGTGGGGGAAATTCGAGATAATGAAACGGCATCACTCGCTATTAACGCGGCGTTGACCGGTCACCTAGTTCTTTCCACCCTCCACACCAACAGCGCCGCTGGCGCCATTCCACGTCTGATGGATATGAAAGTGGAACCGTTTCTTTTGGTTTCTACCTTAAACATTGTCATTGCTCAGCGATTGATTCGACGTCTGACAGCCAGTAAGGAAAAATATTTCTTAAACAAGGATGAATTTGGCACTATTTCCAAGTCGGTGAATATGGATCGGGTCCTCAAGGCTTTAAGAGAAGAGAAAATTGTTGAACCAAATGCCACCTGGGAAAAAATTCCTTTTTATAAACCAAAGCCATCGGCGGAATCTGATGACGGTTACAAAAGTCGAGTTGGTATTCACGAAGCTCTGAAAGTTACTCCCACCATCAAGGACATGATCATCAAAGGAGCTACCACTTCGGATATTGAAGAGCAGGCTAAAAAAGAAGGAATGCTCACCATGATTGAGGACGGCATTTTTCAGTGCGTTCAAGGCATCACTACCATTGAAGAAGTTTTGCGAGTGGTAACGGAATAAAATGAAATTTAAATACAGCGCCATTAATAAAGACGGAATGACTTACGAGGCAGTCAAAGAAGCCCCGGACAAGTTTACTTTTTATCGCAATTTAAAGAGAGATGGCGAATCCATTATCTCGGTCAAAGAAGTGAAGGGGGGAATGAGTTCAATTAATCTAAACTTTAGCCTCTTCGGCGGCATTAAGATGCATGACAAAATTCTTTTTGCCCGCAATTTAGGTGGGATGCTTGAGGCGGGTCTGCCACTTTCGCGCGCGCTCTCAGTATTGGAGAGACAGACCACCAATAAAAGATTGAAAGCTACTTACGCCGCTCTGAACGGTTCCATTACTTCAGGCAAGTCCCTTCACGAAGCCATGGCAGAATTTCCGAAAATCTTTAACACCCTTTTTGTTTCCATGGTTAAGGCCGGAGAGGAGGGCGGCAATCTTTCCGGTTCTCTGAAGCAAATTGCCATTCAAACTGACAAGACTTATCAGTTGAAACGAAAGGTGAGAGGAGCCATGCTCTACCCCGGTATCATCGTTTCCGTCATGATCATTATTGGAATTTTAATGATGATCTTTGTGGTGCCGAGTCTGACGGCTACCTTTGAAAGTCTTAATTCGCCGCTTCCAGCTTCCACTAAATTTGTCATCGCCTTAAGCAGTTTTCTTAAAAATAATTACATTCTGGCTATTATTGTAATGGTGGCGGCAATCGCCGGAGTTTATTTTGGAGCCAAGACAACAAAAGGGAAAAGATTTTTAGACTTTCTAGTTTTACATATTCCAGTCATCGCTCCCATTATCAAGGAAACTAACGCCGCCCGTACCACTCGCACCCTTTCATCGCTTCTTAGCTCGGGAGTGGATTTGATTTTAGCTACGGCTATCACCGGCGAAGTACTCCAAAACTCTTATTACAAGGAAGTTTTAATTGAGGTTCAAAAACGAGTAGAAAAAGGAGAGCCGATTTCCACTTTGCTTTTGGAAAAGACTAAACTTTATCCAATTTTTGTCGGAGAAATGATTAATGTAGGGGAAGAAACCGGTCGGCTTTCGGAAATGCTTCTAGAAGTGGCGACCTATTACGAGGAGGAGGTGGAGGAAAAGACGAAAGATATGTCCACAGTCATTGAGCCATTTCTGATGGTCTTCATCGGACTCGTGGTAGGGTTCTTTGCCGTTTCCATGATTACGCCACTTTATTCGGTGATGAATAATATATGAGAAACTCGAAAGCGGGATTTACTATTTTGGAAATTCTGATGGTAGTAGTAATTTTGGCCATTCTCGTAGGCATCTCTTACACCGCCTTCAACAATCTCAATAGTTCTGAAGCACTGGATACGGAGACAAACACTATTCTTTCCATGATTGAAAGGGCCAGAGAGCGAACTATCTCTTCTGAAAATAGTATTGAGTATGGTGTTCACTTTGCTTCTACCACTGCCGTGCTTTTTGTCGGCAAAACATATTCCGCCGGATCTTCCACTAGCGAGACGAAGAATATTAATTCAAAAGTGAAAGTAAACAGCATTAATTTAACCGGAGGAGTGGCCGATATTTATTTTAATAAATTAAGCGGCAAGCCAAGCGCCACCGGAACAATTGTTTTTTCCTTGCTAAGCAGCACTTCCAGCGTAAAGACTATTACCATTTATAATACGGGTCTAAGTGATGTTAAATAAAGGTATAAATTACAACTCAAAAGTCTCAACTTCTGTCAGAGAGAAATCCGGCTTCTCTTTAATTGAAGTAGTAGTGGCGGCTTCCATCATCACCATTTCAGTTTTAAGTATTATGGCCGTCTACGGCACTTTTATTAAAAACAATTTTGATAACACCGCCTCCATCCAAGCGGCTTACCTGGCCGAAGAAGGAATTGAAGCCGCTAAATCAATGCGAGATTTTGGCTGGGCAAGTAACATCGCTACTTTAACCAACGGCACCACTTACCGTTTCTATTACAATACCTCTTTAAATAAATGGCAGGCGACCACTACCGTTTCGCGCATTGATAATGTTTTTGATCGCACATTCACGGTAGGAACGGCTTATCGAGACGGCAGTGATAATTTAGCCACTTCCGGCACAGCTGATTCAAACACCAAACTGGTGACTGTAAATGTCGCCTGGAACAAGAGAGGAGCCACTTCAACCAAGACTCTACAGACATACATTACTAATTTGTTTGATAACTAATGAAATTTCGTAAAGTTTACAGCATTCATAACGGATTTTCGCTGGTAGAAATGCTGATCTACATCTTTTTGTTGAGTCTTCTGTTGATTGTCGTAATTAACAGCATGGTTATTATTGTCTCTTCCTACCGAAACATTAAAAGCACTGAAGCCATTGAGAGTTCGGGTCTCTCCGCTATGGATCGGATGGAAACGGAAATCCGCAACGCCCAAAGCGTCGACGCTATCAATAGTGTCTTTAGTGGAAGTGGCACTTCCAGTATTTTGACCATCAATACTTCCACTACCACTCCGGCCAAAATCAAATTTTATGCCTCAAGCACGATTTTGGCGGTGGATGAAGACGGTATCTATAACGGCCCTCTCATTTCTTCCGGCGTTCGATTGAAAACTTTAATTTTCAGATCGATTAGTACTAGCACCTCGGCGGCTATCAAAATAGAATTAGAGATTGAAAGCGGGACAGGTCCTTCTTATAAATCAGCCAAGTTTTATGATACAGCTATTTTACGAGGGAGTTATTAATATGAGAATTTTAGATTTTAAATTAAAAGGTTTTGCATCGCCTGCCGGGAATAGGGGGCAGGCGATGCTCCTGGCAGTTGTTTTCTTTCTCTTCATTAGCCTTACCATTATTCTCGGCATTACTGTTCCCGTTGTAAATCACATCAAGAATGTCACCATTTCCAATAATTCCAAACAGAGTTTCATTATTGCCGAGGCCTTGAATGAAGATGCTCTTTATCGTTTGAACCATAATAAAAACTTATCATCTTCTTTAAGTCTGGCTTTAAATGGGGCCACCGCTTCAGCCGCCGTTACCACGAGCTCTGGTGCCAAACAGATTATCTCTCAAGGAGCGGATAATCACATCAATCGTTCTGTTAGCACTACTTTTACTCAAGGGCAGGGAGTGGCATTTAATTACGGTGTTCAAGTTGGTCAGGGCGGATTCACTTTAATGGGCGGATCAAGTATTAATGGAAATGTTTATTCCAATGGTGACATCGTTGCTACTGATGGATCGTCAATTACTGGTAGCGCCGTCGCTGCTGATAGTGCTGCTCTAAACGCTGACCAAAACAATAATTCTCCTAGTACGCCGCCTTATAACATTTCTTTTGCCAGCTCGAGTGCCAATCAGGATATAGCCCAAGCTTTTCAAGTCTCCACTTCTTCACCAGTCAATAAAATTCTCTTTTATGTCAAAAAAGTTAGTACTCCGAGTGACGCAACCGTCCGCATCGTTTCAGATAATGGCGGTTCTCCGGGCACCACTGTTATTGACAGCGGAACTCTTAGTGCTTCTCAAGTCACCACAAGCTACTCTTGGGTAACGGTTACTTTTAGTTCAAATGCTGTCCTCTTTCCAAACACTACTTACTGGGTAGTAATTGACGCGGCTTCAAATGCCAGTAAATACTATGTCTTGGGCGCAAATACCAATACTTACACCATTGGGTCTTTAAAGCTCGGTACATACGGCGGCAGCTGGAATACAGTTTCTCCATCGGGCGCTGACGGATACTTTACCCTTTATCTTGGTGGAGTAACTTCTACTATCGGCGGTGGATCCTATGTTGGCGCTATTAATGTTGGTTCGGCTGGAGTGGGAGATGCCTGGGCTTACGATGTTGAGGGCGGCAGTGTGGCGGGTCATTTATATTGTCAGATTGGCCATAATAATAATAAAGCTTGTGATACTTCTCGAGGAGATCCGTCGCCTGTAAGCTTTCCCATTTCAGATGGCAATATTCAAGAATGGAAGGATGAGGCGGACGGCGGAGGAATAATTACCGGTGCCACCAATTGTCATGGCGGCTATACCGGCGGAAATTGTATCGTCGATTATGCGGGAGCAACTTTCGGGCCGGGTAAAATTACCGGCAACTTAACAGTCAATGGCGGCGGAACTCTTACTTTAACTGGTACGGTCTGGGTTCAGGGAACTATCACTGTTACCGGCGGCGGCGCTATCCGTCTATCTTCTTCGTATGGATCAAGCGGTGGTGTTCTACTCACCGATGGCTGGGTAGATCTTAGTGGCGGCGGTCAATTAACCGGCTCAGGAAGTTCAGGCAGTTATTTGCTATTACTAACCACTAGTCAGTGTCCCAATAGCGGCAGCTGCAGCGGACACAATGCCATGGATGTTACGGGCGGGGCCGGCGCCGTTATTTTGAATGCTCAAAATGGAGTGATGTCGCTTGCAGGTGGGGTAAATGCTAATGAAGCCACGGCTTATAAGATTAGCGCTGTCGGAGGTACTACTGTCACTTATCAAAGTGGACTAGCCAATCAGAATTTCTCCAGCGGACCGAGCGGCGCCTGGAATGTTTCGAGCTGGCAGCAGACACTTTAAATTTGAAGAGTAGGCTAATGTAGAAGAAGGCCTTTTCACTTCGCGAAAAGGCCTTCTTAGCTATGTTATAATTTCTAGAATGTCGCGGCGAAAAAAAATTATTGTCGGAAACTGGAAGATGAATCCGGAATCTTTGCGCGAAGCCGTCAGAATTTTCAGCAAGATTAAAAAAAGCTCTAGCCGCCTCGATACTGAAATAATTATTTGTCCTCCCGCTATCTATTTAAACAACTTAACTTCGGGCCGAATTAAGATCGGAGCCCAAGATGTTTCCGCGGAGACCAAAGGGGCCCACACTGGTGAGATTAGCGCTGAAATGCTGGCTAAAAATAACATTAAATACGTCATAGTTGGGCATTCGGAGAGACGGAGCATGGGGGAAACGGACGAAATCATCAATAAAAAAATTGAAACCGCTCTTTTTTACGGCCTAAAAATCATTCTTTGCGTCGGCGAGTCAAAACGTGACGAGCATGGCGAGTATTTAAACTATCTGAAAAGCCAGCTGAAGAATTCTCTGAAAAGAATCAATCGAAAGTATCTAAAAAATATTTTAATTGCTTACGAGCCACTATTTACTATCGGACGAAAAGATTTTGAAGCCATGTCTCCGCATGATATTCATCAAATTGTTATTTTAATTCGCAAAAATCTATTGGATCATTTCAGTGATCCGCTTGCCGCCAAAGTACCAATACTTTATGGC is a genomic window containing:
- a CDS encoding trigger factor, with translation MNQNFKILKIAPLPHSQVEIEAEIPEEVVESYRKEAVKNLNSRLKIDGFREGHIPEKVLIERVGELGLLEESASLALENLYLKILTEAKVNPVGRPQIAIPTLAAKNPVVFKITLAVLPEFSLPDYKKIAKEAMKTAEKAEVTDQEFEETLTRARESRRKTETDPTPELTDELVKSFGDFKNVEDFKTKLRENLQLEKELRLREKERLTLLDKIIDKTKVEIPEVLIESEKEKMLAQFKGNISGMGLKPEDYFKQIGKTEADVKDEWKDDAIKRVKMELILAKIALEEKIEADKKAVEQEMEHILSHHKDADPMRARLYVEQILTNEKVWQFLESQK
- a CDS encoding inorganic diphosphatase; amino-acid sequence: MSNNQSDEMRPASNGMNLWHDVPLGDKVPEEFNTIIEIPKGSNNKYEIDKKTGLIALDRANYSNAPYPVDYGFAPQTLWEDNDALDVIVLSTFPIQVGVLVKVRPVAMMEMVDDGESDCKIIAVPVKDRRWEDVNDLKDINKHTIREIQHFFETYKKLKGDDNVVTIGEVKGKDAATEAVLKSIQIYKEKFSK
- the nusA gene encoding transcription termination factor NusA: MFDLKVINSVLDQLEEERGIPREKIIEAIEMALATAYKKEYGKRGQYIRAKFDLNTGTAEFYQVKIVVDESKVVFEEEGEEGTQPIADHPETAEEGLKVRFNPEHHILIEDARKIKKGVEVGEELIFPLEMKSDYGRIAAQTAKQVIIQKIREAEKTSVLAEYGKREGEIVSGTVQRIERGNIFIDMGRASGILPYEEQIPGEHYRQGERVRMYLSRVEETPRGIFLRLSRSHPKFLAKLFEAEVPEIANGTVEIKAIAREAGSRSKIAVFSNDPHIDPVGSMVGQRGVRVSTVMSELGGEKIDIIEWSAEPDKFIEDALSPAKVLSVNINQEENMAVVEVTEDQQSLAIGKGGQNVRLAAKLTGWRIDIQSAKGEKLAEGEAEVETETEEDAKSAPEDKIKNEPAEVPEETPSETESSKTSEAESSNIL
- a CDS encoding fibronectin type III domain-containing protein; the encoded protein is MTKKIIFALVLLILILGGIFLTFKTQPAALAQSGTFTAGVHAVHGYAWSSNFGWIKFDPAFGGVFASTTGASSAILTGYAWSNPQDGAAASNNIGWLSFNDYSGCGSQPTIDLSTGAVSGWARFYNAISQSGNDGNWSGCVHLSGPTYSSAVTTGASPSFTQGSYWWGGDFPTASSSVGWIHLCGSNYCVTIDAATTTPATAPGVPSNLHQTNAGVCDSFGGIVNLAWNAGSPAPNTANGGGYYVYQTDSTGNTTIKKTVSYSTTASIGGLAVNGTFYFKVTAINVGGGSVAESAPTSVVTTTSSKVCNSANTAIIFNAVPPTVPRGGTCKLVYTVSFPSGCTITSAGNQDSAFPFSFVSATGTTPSNPTSGTTTTSRIYKTIDYTLTCGSLSAKTTCAIAPAFNEF
- a CDS encoding tail fiber domain-containing protein, whose amino-acid sequence is MKKINKEILWSVQVVVIALIISAFGSYVFAASFAEPTCAPTGCNADAPLNVSGTAQIKSGGLIVAAGTGITTGLAVVTGKVGIGTASPTHALDITTTGGTDGAVQASAFYYASDRNLKNNIAPLSNSLDKVMQLQGVSYNWKSNGKADVGLVAQDVQKVYPELVSSGASGLSVDYGHLIGPMIEAIKEQQKEINQLKAEINQLKGQK
- a CDS encoding GspE/PulE family protein; the encoded protein is MYINEKQLKEFILDSGLVTRKDFEGSEKEAETKKISIGEVLVNKGKLNEDDLRRIQAYVLGIPFVDLKSQKVDFQVLSLIPEPIARNHNIVAFKATPTDLEVAMLDTDDLSAIEFVKKKVGLRILPRLTNTESMKAVLLQYQKSLKADFGDLIQKEASALKRADGDQSESDLKKIAEDLPVVRIVDTLLKHAILQNASDIHIEPQENEVLVRYRIDGLLHDAMVLPKHAGNSITARIKVLSNLKLDEKRLPQDGRFKIDMNNEKVSFRVSILPTYYGEKTVMRLLRESVSGFTLESLGFHGRALELIHEGTKLATGMILTTGPTGSGKTTTLYTVLDILNTPDVNISTIEDPVEYQMKRINQSQVKPDIGFTFANGLRSLVRQDPDIIMVGEIRDNETASLAINAALTGHLVLSTLHTNSAAGAIPRLMDMKVEPFLLVSTLNIVIAQRLIRRLTASKEKYFLNKDEFGTISKSVNMDRVLKALREEKIVEPNATWEKIPFYKPKPSAESDDGYKSRVGIHEALKVTPTIKDMIIKGATTSDIEEQAKKEGMLTMIEDGIFQCVQGITTIEEVLRVVTE